A single Lolium perenne isolate Kyuss_39 chromosome 6, Kyuss_2.0, whole genome shotgun sequence DNA region contains:
- the LOC127305138 gene encoding DNA glycosylase/AP lyase ROS1 → MGIGRRSTPIKLPRRGLEERPSHCLLSPLPARLPKSTAAAARPPEVHGGGQKSDLGSGLLMPPPVTTDVGRSQSSTDGRFSCSAVPASASIDFGMFDKHGFISPIGESAPAGTREPSPSPQDADSFGKIAPPGEGAAAASATGPGATPYKDFGMFDKHGFIYVPTSIGESAPGTGEASTGPPGEGNAAANATSSGAAPVPTPDTDFGMFDKHGFIYVPSSIGESAPGTGEGLSSPQESDSSDKIEEGAAADNATSAAATKAAATPIPSPYKGEDAHWRPRKKSTKGVARFKLVKDKRPTPAKVGKTPVTKDPGESSVGGVADHKSTKRKLDVDAIEVITGSFNRARLVENLMRLANMPDGVMKKKKKKKTSAGEQAIVPYAAADMSCSALVPVGTPGQLAMVRHANHGKKVRAKVVGLDAETLRVHGVLAKWDEAASESFEGLDIGSGPEWDEVRRKYKLLVDWFISVVKDLFGSRKFSQWGGSVLDSVVGTFLTQNVADNLSSNAFMTLAAKFPMDKRKDNAEECSYEPPLTDDVLNCNEASSAANVNSLFSKPADCEKVGCTDEVKGQYGEDYKTIMENFLTIIQEKDVSTWEKDDLLNLVKSKSGKEICTERTLRKFIASLRLEDTAHWDKLRVEACIEGYDSKSKTRVPDKVDWEAVQKASLVDIAKCIAGRGQHYLLALRIQAFLTRIKKDHGSFDLDWLRCVPRESAKKYLLSVNGLGAKSVDCIRLLSLNHKAFPVDVNVARIVTRLEWVELQCCDEEFHLVDLYPLMEDVQSYLWPRLCTIDKEKLYELHCLMITFGKVICTKVDPNCNACPFRSGCRWYRSKRTRPLLPPAEEHVHGHSEGQASMITSERLLLSNGSCTPSQQVCQLEIDESRTAGRQPTSSCEPIIEVPPSPEYEYEALDEQGYPSEDDLVDIEDIMSGVGYDVEINLCSNKPMGSNGSWTPSCGKGLALNDSRYTQRKLKNIGHLRTEHHAYVLPDDHAILEEFEDRIPEDPCHYLLVVIPCPDDHMVKGTVLIPCRTASEGNFPLNGTYFQEHEVFADHASSCFPITIPRECIWELERRIVYFGSSIHSITKGQPRQDIEDCFKRGHVCVRGFDRQTRYPRRLCTTLHSIAGEKKESSSEQKESASSK, encoded by the exons ATGGGAATCGGGCGTAGGAGCACTCCGATTAAACTCCCCCGTCGAGGACTCGAGGAGCGTCCGTCCCATTGTCTCTTGTCACCGTTACCTGCACGGCTGCCCAAGAGCACAgcagccgccgcccgcccgcccgaAGTTCACGGCGGAGGCCAAAAATCAGATCTTG GGTCTGGATTGCTCATGCCACCGCCGGTGACCACCGACGTCGGCCGCTCCCAATCCTCCACGGACGGCCGCTTCTCTTGCTCCGCCGTCCCGGCCTCCGCGTCGATTGACTTCGGGATGTTCGACAAGCACGGCTTCATCTCCCCCATTGGGGAATCTGCGCCTGCTGGCACCCGGGAACCGTCCCCCTCGCCGCAGGACGCCGACTCCTTCGGCAAGATTGCACCGCCAGGAGAAGGTGCTGCCGCTGCCAGTGCTACTGGCCCTGGTGCCACCCCGTATAAGGACTTTGGGATGTTTGATAAGCACGGTTTCATCTATGTCCCAACCTCCATTGGGGAATCTGCACCTGGCACTGGGGAAGCGTCGACTGGGCCGCCGGGAGAAGGTAATGCCGCCGCCAATGCTACTAGCTCTGGTGCCGCTCCTGTCCCTACCCCGGATACGGACTTTGGGATGTTTGATAAGCACGGTTTCATCTATGTTCCATCCTCCATTGGGGAATCTGCACCCGGCACTGGGGAAGGGCTCTCCTCGCCGCAAGAGAGCGACTCCTCTGACAAGATTGAAGAAGGTGCTGCCGCCGACAATGCTACTAGCGCTGCTGCCACCAAAGCTGCTGCCACTCCTATCCCTTCCCCGTACAAGGGGGAGGATGCCCATTGGAGGCCAAGGAAGAAGTCCACCAAGGGGGTCGCCCGCTTCAAGCTGGTCAAGGATAAACGCCCCACGCCGGCTAAAGTTGGGAAGACGCCTGTAACAAAGGACCCTGGTGAATCATCTGTTGGAGGTGTCGCCGATCATAAGTCGACAAAGCGCAAGTTGGACGTCGATGCAATAGAAGTCATCACAGGGAGTTTCAACAGAGCCAGGCTGGTGGAAAATCTGATGCGCCTTGCCAATATGCCAGATGgggtgatgaagaagaagaagaagaagaaaacaagTGCTGGTGAACAGGCTATAGTTCCTTATGCTGCAGCTGATATGTCGTGCTCCGCGTTGGTTCCGGTTGGTACTCCCGGGCAGCTTGCTATGGTCCGCCATGCTAATCACGGGAAGAAGGTGCGGGCCAAGGTGGTAGGCCTGGATGCCGAGACGTTACGAGTGCACGGTGTTCTGGCGAAGTGGGACGAGGCTGCCAGCGAAAGTTTTGAAGGGCTGGATATCGGCAGCGGGCCTGAATGGGATGAAGTACGGCGCAAGTATAAACTACTTGTGGATTGGTTTATTTCTGTCGTGAAGGATTTATTCG GTTCCAGAAAATTTTCGCAATGGGGAGGATCTGTACTTGATTCCGTGGTCGGTACTTTCCTTACACAAAATGTTGCTGACAATTTATCAAG CAATGCTTTTATGACACTGGCAGCAAAATTTCCTATGGATAAGAGGAAAGATAATGCTGAAGAATGTTCATATGAGCCTCCGTTAACAGATGATGTCTTGAATTGTAATGAAGCATCATCTGCTGCGAATGTTAATTCGTTGTTTTCCAAACCGGCTGATTGTGAGAAAGTAGGCTGCACTGACGAGGTAAAAGGACAATATGGTGAAGACTACAAAACTATTATGGAGAATTTCCTTACTATTATACAAGAGAAAGATGTCTCTACTTGGGAGAAGGATGATCTTTTGAACTTAGTCAAGAGTAAGTCTGGAAAAGAAATATGCACAGAAAGAACCTTGAGAAAGTTCATAGCTTCGTTGCGCCTGGAAGATACTGCTCACTGGGACAAGTTACGTGTCGAAGCATGTATTGAAGGATACGATAGCAAAAGTAAAACTAGAGTACCTGACAAAGTAGATTGGGAAGCTGTACAGAAGGCATCACTTGTCGACATTGCAAAGTGCATCGCAGGCAGGGGACAACATTACCTGCTGGCATTGCGGATACAG GCGTTTCTCACGCGGATAAAGAAAGACCATGGAAGTTTTGACCTGGATTGGCTTAGATGTGTACCGCGGGAAAGCGCAAA AAAATATCTACTCAGTGTAAATGGACTTGGAGCTAAAAGTGTTGACTGCATACGTCTTTTgtcactgaatcataaagcattcCCA GTTGATGTGAATGTAGCTCGCATAGTCACAAGGCTAGAATGGGTCGAACTCCAATGCTGTGATGAGGAGTTTCATTTGGTTGACTT ATACCCACTCATGGAAGATGTGCAGAGTTACTTATGGCCAAGATTATGTACTATTGACAAGGAAAAATT GTATGAACTACACTGTCTCATGATAACTTTCGGAAAG GTAATTTGCACAAAAGTAGATCCAAATTGCAATGCTTGCCCTTTCCGTTCAGGATGCAGGTGGTATAGAAGTAAACGTACCAG ACCACTGCTTCCTCCCGCAGAGGAGCATGTGCATGGACATAGTGAAGGGCAAGCAAGTATGATTACTTCTGAGAGGCTCTTGTTGTCAAATGGTAGCTGCACGCCAAGTCAGCAAGTGTGCCAACTTGAAATCGATGAAAGCAGGACTGCTGGAAGGCAACCCACTAGTAGCTGTGAGCCCATTATTGAGGTGCCACCAAGTCCTGAATATGAATACGAAGCACTTGATGAACAGGGATATcccagtgaagatgatcttgttgaTATTGAAGATATTATGTCAGGAGTAGGGTACGACGTTGAAATCAATTTGTGTTCAAACAAGCCTATGGGGAGCAACGGCTCTTGGACACCAAGTTGTGGAAAAGGCTTGGCACTGAACGATTCACGCTACACACagagaaaattgaaaaacatAGGACATCTTAGGACGGAGCACCATGC GTATGTACTCCCAGATGATCATGCTATCTTGGAAGAG TTTGAAGATAGAATTCCAGAAGATCCATGTCACTATCTCCTGGTTGTTATTCCTTGTCCCGACGACCACATGGTGAAAGGCACAGTTCTG ATACCCTGTCGAACAGCGTCCGAAGGGAACTTTCCATTGAATGGTACCTACTTTCAGGAACATGAG GTATTTGCAGATCATGCATCTAGTTGTTTCCCAATTACCATCCCTAGAGAGTGTATCTGGGAGCTGGAGAGACGCATTGTATATTTTGGTTCATCAATACACTCCATCACAAAAG GTCAACCAAGACAAGACATTGAAGACTGCTTCAAGAGAG GACATGTATGTGTAAGAGGATTCGATCGGCAGACAAGATACCCGAGGCGGTTATGCACCACGTTGCATTCCATCGCCGGCGAGAAGAAAGAGAGCAGCAGTGAACAGAAAGAAAGCGCCTCGAGCAAATGA